In Microvirga sp. 17 mud 1-3, the genomic window GCGCCCATTGCACCAGCACCAGGGCGAACATGACCTTGCCGATGCCCTGGCCGATGGTGGCGAGCAGCATCAGGGCCACGAGGATGGTCGGGAAGCCGAGCATGAGATCGACGAGGCGCATGATCAGCGTGTCGACGCGGCCGCCGAAATAGGCCGCCATCAGGCCGAGCGCGGTGCCGATCCCGAGCGCGATGACGCCGCTGACCACGCCGACTGCGAGGCTCGTGCGCAGGCCGTAGATCATGGCCGACAGCATGTCCCGTCCCTGCCCGTCCGTGCCGAGCCAGTAGATGCCGCCATCCATGCTCTCGGAGCCCGGCGGCAGCCGCGCATCCATGATGCTGATCTGCATCAGGTCGTAAGGGTTCTGCGGCGCGAGCCACGGCCCGACGGCCGCCGCGAGGAGCAGCAGCACGAGGACGACGGCCGCGACGGTGGCTTTCGGGCTCTTGAGCAGGCCGTTGAGCGCGCGTCCCAGCAGCGTGTCGGAGGCTGGTCTCCGAAGGATGGCGGCCGTCATGATGCGCTCCCCAGCCGGATCCGCGGGTCGAGCAGCGAATAGAGAATGTCGACCACGAAGTTGATGACGATGAACAGGGTGACGACGACGAGCAGGTAGGCCACCACCACCGGCCGGTCGAGGCGCATGATCGAGTCGATCAGCAGCTTGCCCATTCCCGGCCAGGCGAAGATCGTCTCGGTCACGATCGCGAACGCGATGAGGCTGCCGAACTCGACGCCGACCACCGTGACAATGGGGATCATGATGTTCTTGAGCACATGCACCGAAACGATCCGGCGCTCCGAGAGCCCCTTGGCCCGCGCGAACTTCACGAAGTCGAGCGGCATGGTTTCCCGCACGCCGCTGCGCGTGAGGCGGATGACGAGCGAAATCTTGAAGAGCGCGAGATTGAGCGCCGGCAGGATGAGATGCATCACGCCGGACCAGGTCGCGAGGCTCGTCCTGATGCCGAAAAGGCTCCCGACCTCGCCGCGGCCCGTGGACGGCAGCCATCCCAGCCAGACCGAGAAGATCATGATGAGCATCATGCCCTGCCAGAAATTCGGCAGGCTGAAGCCGAGGATCGAACCGGTCATGACGGTTTCGTCCACGGCCGTGCCGGGCTTCAAACCGGCCCAGAGGCCCAGCGGGATGCCCAGGACAAGCGAGAGCGCGAGTGCCACGAAGGCGAGTTCGAGCGTCGCCGGCATCCGGTTGAGGATGAGGTCGATGGAAGGCTGGTTGAACACGAAGGAGCGGCCCAGATCGCCATGAAGGGCGTTCCAGATGAAGGTGCCGTATTGCTCGATGAGGGACCGGTCGAGCCCGAGCGCCCGGATCGCCTGCTCCCGCTCGGCGGGCGAGGCATCGCCGGCGATCAGGATGTCGACCGGATTGCCGATGGCGTAGATGCCCGCGAAGACGATGATCGACGTGATGAAGAGAACCAGCAGACTTTGCGAAAGTCGTCTAATAATGAAAACAGTCATAGGAAAGGCTCCGGCGGCCGGAGCCGGCAGCCCGCACAGACTTTCGGAGTTTTCCGCAGATAACGTTCCATCGATACGCTTTCATTCGGACAGTGTGGGATAATTACGCATCGCCCGGGGGCACGCGCAACAGTATGAGGAAATGAGATAGGTCAATGAAATTTTGGGAAAGCGCGGCGGCGCCTGAGGCACGTTCCGGACCATGAACCTGAAGCAGCTCGAAGTCCTGAAGGCCATCGTCGCCACGGGCTCCACGGTCGGCGCCTCGACGATCCTGGGAATTTCG contains:
- a CDS encoding ABC transporter permease; translation: MTAAILRRPASDTLLGRALNGLLKSPKATVAAVVLVLLLLAAAVGPWLAPQNPYDLMQISIMDARLPPGSESMDGGIYWLGTDGQGRDMLSAMIYGLRTSLAVGVVSGVIALGIGTALGLMAAYFGGRVDTLIMRLVDLMLGFPTILVALMLLATIGQGIGKVMFALVLVQWALFARAVRGAALVEKGKEYVEAAACLDLSRTRILFGHLLPNCLPPLIVIGTLQVANAISAEATLSFLGIGLPITEPSLGLLIANGYEVLMSGQYWISVYPGILLVLLVFSINIVGDRLREVLNPRLER
- a CDS encoding ABC transporter permease, whose product is MTVFIIRRLSQSLLVLFITSIIVFAGIYAIGNPVDILIAGDASPAEREQAIRALGLDRSLIEQYGTFIWNALHGDLGRSFVFNQPSIDLILNRMPATLELAFVALALSLVLGIPLGLWAGLKPGTAVDETVMTGSILGFSLPNFWQGMMLIMIFSVWLGWLPSTGRGEVGSLFGIRTSLATWSGVMHLILPALNLALFKISLVIRLTRSGVRETMPLDFVKFARAKGLSERRIVSVHVLKNIMIPIVTVVGVEFGSLIAFAIVTETIFAWPGMGKLLIDSIMRLDRPVVVAYLLVVVTLFIVINFVVDILYSLLDPRIRLGSAS